In one Planktothrix serta PCC 8927 genomic region, the following are encoded:
- a CDS encoding serine/threonine-protein kinase gives MSYCLNPKCPNPTDSANENRRICCQCGSDLLLERRYRVIKQLGGGGFGKTFEIDDQGKCKVLKVLLKNHPKAVALFKQEAKVLSQLNHPGIPKVDPDGYFTYLSKGSEEPLHCLVMEKIEGLNLQDWMKERKKEPISQEQALEWLKQLAEILDQVHRLQYFHRDIKPQNIMRKPNGQLVLIDFGTAREVSKTYIVKVEQGQNVTGIVSPGYTPPEQTNGKAVPQSDFFALGRTFIYLLTGKPPTAYPENPRTGKLLWRKGAPNISDELAAVIDYLMAPFPGNRPQSPQAVLQCLAEIDLNKATNSKNNSSETKDASSSKRQRPKREREDNNLIKGTGLNLSASKITFPKIPLKYLGVLGTSLLVLGGIYTQIDGYARYGFIPANPLLILKSLPSSIFLQDYKRAVGQVYAVVISPNNQTLAVGSFGAIRIWDLKTDAEPRTIAAHSSWVKALAISPDGKILASGSNDKTIRLWDLKEGNRMRTIEGHTEGVNAIAFSPDGQTLASGSDDQTIRLWGSETGSRQLTIAGHEGAIHALAFSPDGQTLVSGGTDRIIRFWNLQTGSRKRSISGHEGAINALVYHPNSQTLISASDDGTIRLWNPNTGEQKAVWKAHNNPVKSLAITKDGKTLLSGGDSVIVWDLKTGKKLATLWGHSKPINALAVSSNGQIVVSGSEDKTIKIWQMP, from the coding sequence GTGAGTTATTGCCTTAATCCTAAGTGCCCAAATCCAACTGATTCAGCAAACGAGAATCGGCGCATTTGTTGTCAATGTGGCTCTGATCTTTTGCTGGAAAGACGATATCGTGTTATTAAACAACTCGGAGGAGGAGGTTTTGGCAAAACATTTGAAATTGATGATCAGGGGAAATGTAAGGTTCTCAAGGTTTTATTAAAAAACCATCCGAAAGCAGTCGCTTTGTTCAAACAAGAAGCGAAAGTTTTGAGTCAGCTTAACCACCCTGGAATTCCTAAAGTTGATCCTGATGGATACTTTACCTATCTTTCCAAGGGCAGTGAAGAACCCCTTCACTGTTTGGTCATGGAAAAAATTGAGGGGTTAAATTTACAAGACTGGATGAAGGAACGAAAAAAAGAACCCATCAGTCAAGAACAAGCTTTAGAATGGTTAAAACAACTGGCTGAGATTTTAGATCAAGTTCATCGTTTGCAATACTTCCATCGGGATATTAAGCCTCAAAATATCATGCGAAAACCCAATGGACAGTTAGTATTAATTGATTTTGGCACCGCACGGGAAGTTTCAAAAACCTATATAGTTAAAGTTGAACAGGGGCAAAACGTCACAGGTATTGTCTCCCCTGGATATACACCCCCAGAACAAACCAATGGGAAAGCGGTTCCGCAATCCGATTTTTTTGCTCTCGGACGAACTTTTATTTATTTATTAACTGGAAAACCCCCCACTGCTTACCCTGAAAATCCTCGAACTGGGAAGTTGTTATGGAGAAAAGGGGCCCCCAATATTTCTGATGAGTTGGCAGCAGTTATTGATTATTTAATGGCACCTTTTCCGGGTAATCGCCCCCAGAGTCCACAGGCGGTGTTGCAATGTTTGGCAGAAATTGATCTGAATAAAGCGACTAATAGTAAGAATAATAGCAGTGAAACTAAAGATGCCTCTTCTTCTAAACGCCAACGTCCTAAACGAGAACGAGAAGACAATAATCTGATCAAGGGTACGGGGTTAAATCTTTCCGCTTCTAAAATTACATTCCCTAAAATTCCGCTTAAATATTTAGGGGTTTTAGGAACATCTTTATTGGTATTAGGAGGGATTTACACTCAAATTGATGGCTATGCGCGCTATGGATTTATTCCGGCTAATCCCCTTCTAATTTTAAAAAGTTTACCCAGTAGTATTTTTTTACAGGACTATAAACGAGCCGTTGGCCAGGTGTATGCTGTTGTCATTAGTCCCAATAATCAAACTCTTGCTGTAGGAAGTTTTGGGGCGATTAGAATTTGGGATTTGAAAACAGATGCCGAACCTCGTACCATTGCAGCCCATTCCAGTTGGGTGAAAGCCTTAGCCATTAGTCCCGACGGTAAAATTTTAGCGAGTGGGAGTAATGATAAAACCATTCGTCTTTGGGATTTGAAGGAGGGAAATCGAATGCGAACGATTGAAGGCCATACCGAAGGGGTGAATGCGATCGCCTTTAGTCCCGATGGCCAGACCTTGGCGAGTGGTAGCGATGATCAAACCATTCGTCTCTGGGGTTCAGAAACGGGATCTCGGCAATTAACCATTGCGGGTCACGAAGGGGCAATTCATGCTCTGGCTTTTAGTCCTGATGGTCAAACTTTAGTCAGTGGGGGAACAGACCGAATCATTCGGTTTTGGAATCTGCAAACAGGATCTCGCAAGCGCAGCATATCAGGCCATGAAGGGGCAATTAATGCTCTTGTTTATCATCCCAATAGCCAAACATTAATTAGTGCCAGTGATGATGGCACGATTCGGTTGTGGAATCCCAATACAGGTGAACAAAAAGCCGTCTGGAAAGCCCATAATAATCCGGTGAAATCCTTAGCGATCACCAAGGATGGTAAAACCCTTCTTAGTGGGGGCGATAGTGTAATTGTTTGGGATCTGAAAACGGGGAAAAAACTGGCAACCTTATGGGGTCATTCTAAACCGATTAATGCTTTAGCCGTGAGTTCAAATGGTCAAATTGTTGTTAGTGGGAGCGAAGATAAAACTATTAAAATTTGGCAAATGCCTTAA
- a CDS encoding helix-turn-helix domain-containing protein, producing the protein MXVQVRLYPTAWQKARLAQTFGCSRWWWNYALNKSIQVYQDTGLWLGQVALNALLPKLKKAEXSNS; encoded by the coding sequence ATAANTGTACAAGTCCGTCTATATCCAACTGCATGGCAAAAAGCACGACTAGCCCAAACATTTGGATGTTCGCGCTGGTGGTGGAATTACGCCTTAAATAAATCTATTCAGGTTTATCAAGATACGGGGTTATGGCTAGGACAGGTAGCACTCAACGCCCTATTACCTAAGCTCAAAAAAGCCGAANACAGTAACAGTTAA
- the metK gene encoding methionine adenosyltransferase: protein MSRRYLFTSESVTEGHPDKICDQISDTILDALLTQDPKSRVAAEVVVNTGLVLITGEITTNAQINYIDLARKKIAEIGYVDADNGFSADSCSVLIALDKQSPDIAQGVNQAQEARELLSEEQLDAIGAGDQGIMFGFACNETPELMPLPISLAHRISRQLATVRKNGKLPYLRPDGKTQVTVIYEDDRPVGIDTILISTQHTASIGDISDEAVVQAKIKADLWLTVVEPVFADIAIKPDDQTRFLVNPTGKFVIGGPQGDSGLTGRKIIVDTYGGYSRHGGGAFSGKDPTKVDRSAAYACRYVAKNIVAAGLADKCEVQLSYAIGVARPVSVLIETFGTAKVDENKLLEVVQANFELRPAGMIQSFNLQKLPGLRGGRFFQEVAAYGHLGRTDLDLPWEKTDKAELLKEALLQPVAVVG from the coding sequence TTGTCTCGCCGTTACCTATTTACGTCCGAATCCGTTACTGAAGGTCATCCCGATAAAATCTGTGATCAAATTTCAGATACAATTTTAGATGCCCTGTTAACTCAAGATCCCAAAAGTCGGGTTGCCGCCGAAGTGGTTGTTAATACTGGCTTAGTGCTGATCACGGGTGAAATTACGACCAACGCGCAAATTAACTATATCGATTTAGCCCGAAAAAAAATTGCGGAGATTGGTTATGTGGATGCAGACAATGGCTTTTCTGCCGATAGCTGCTCCGTTTTAATTGCCTTAGATAAACAGTCTCCTGATATTGCTCAAGGGGTTAATCAAGCTCAAGAAGCCAGAGAACTGTTAAGTGAGGAACAACTCGATGCCATCGGAGCCGGAGATCAAGGGATCATGTTTGGTTTCGCCTGTAATGAAACCCCCGAACTGATGCCATTGCCCATTAGTTTAGCCCATCGGATTTCTCGGCAATTAGCAACGGTACGAAAAAATGGGAAACTGCCCTATTTACGTCCCGATGGCAAAACCCAAGTCACCGTTATCTATGAAGATGATCGTCCCGTTGGCATTGATACGATTTTAATCTCGACTCAACATACCGCGAGCATTGGAGATATTAGCGATGAGGCGGTAGTACAAGCAAAAATTAAAGCAGATTTGTGGTTAACCGTTGTCGAACCCGTATTTGCGGATATTGCCATTAAACCCGATGACCAAACTCGCTTTTTAGTTAACCCAACGGGTAAATTTGTGATTGGTGGCCCTCAAGGGGACTCCGGCTTAACAGGTCGCAAAATTATTGTCGATACTTATGGGGGATATTCCCGTCATGGTGGGGGTGCATTTTCCGGTAAAGATCCCACGAAAGTAGACCGCAGTGCGGCCTATGCTTGCCGTTATGTAGCGAAAAATATTGTTGCTGCGGGGTTAGCGGATAAGTGTGAAGTGCAATTAAGCTATGCGATTGGGGTGGCCCGACCCGTCAGCGTTTTGATTGAAACCTTTGGAACTGCGAAGGTGGATGAAAATAAACTGTTGGAAGTTGTCCAAGCCAACTTTGAATTGCGTCCGGCGGGAATGATTCAATCGTTTAATTTACAAAAATTACCCGGTCTGCGGGGAGGGCGTTTCTTCCAAGAGGTAGCCGCTTATGGTCATTTAGGTCGGACAGACTTAGATTTACCTTGGGAAAAGACAGATAAAGCTGAATTACTCAAAGAAGCCTTACTGCAACCCGTTGCTGTAGTTGGATAG
- a CDS encoding zinc ribbon domain-containing protein, whose translation MKSHPLTQMRSNDLILQILGKVCYNSGKPQVEGIMLVVETKLKNGTSEQYQKLDESIRTAQFVRNKCVKYWMENKGTTRNDLQKLCAVLAKDSTTPWASKLNSQARQSSADRAWQAISRFSKLVEIDRWFPSSKLCSNCFYQVSEMPLDMREWTCPDCGTDHDRDGNAAINIRAEGIRMLKTDGAAVSAVGGDVRPYLGQKPKLWHSPVSTEADTVLGTPSQCG comes from the coding sequence ATGAAATCCCACCCACTAACTCAGATGCGAAGTAACGATTTAATTCTACAAATCTTGGGTAAAGTGTGTTATAATAGTGGTAAACCCCAGGTCGAGGGAATTATGTTAGTTGTAGAAACCAAGTTAAAGAACGGCACTTCAGAGCAATATCAAAAGCTTGATGAATCTATTAGGACAGCGCAATTTGTCAGAAACAAATGCGTTAAATATTGGATGGAGAACAAAGGGACTACAAGAAATGACTTGCAGAAACTTTGCGCTGTTTTAGCGAAAGACTCTACAACTCCTTGGGCAAGCAAATTAAATTCTCAGGCAAGACAGTCAAGTGCAGATAGAGCATGGCAAGCCATTTCTCGGTTCTCNAAGTTAGTCGAGATTGATAGATGGTTTCCCAGTTCCAAACTCTGTTCTAATTGTTTCTATCAAGTCAGTGAGATGCCATTAGATATGAGGGAATGGACTTGTCCCGATTGTGGTACTGATCATGACCGTGATGGAAACGCAGCGATCAATATTAGAGCCGAAGGCATTAGAATGCTAAAGACGGATGGTGCAGCCGTTTCTGCTGTAGGAGGGGATGTAAGACCCTATCTTGGGCAAAAGCCTAAGTTGTGGCATTCGCCTGTGAGTACAGAAGCCGACACTGTACTTGGTACTCCAAGTCAGTGTGGGTAG
- a CDS encoding HAD family hydrolase: MVTLQVQNVSFVDIEAVIFDKDGTLEDSADFLRNLAQKRSRLIDAQIPGVSEPLLMAFGVQGNTLDPTGLMAVGSRRENEIAAAAYIAETGRGWLESLNIARRAFGDADQYLKSRPPSPLFVGCLETLKYLSEAGIKVGILSAAPTSQVQRFVIHHELEPYIDLQMGVDEGPTKPDPILFLNACQLLGVHPSVTLMVGDAQGDIDMALAAGAGGCVGICWNRSNPQHIKGADVVISQLDEIKILV; the protein is encoded by the coding sequence TTGGTCACCCTTCAAGTTCAAAATGTTAGCTTTGTTGATATTGAAGCCGTTATCTTCGATAAGGATGGAACCTTAGAGGATTCTGCCGATTTCTTGAGGAATTTAGCTCAAAAGCGATCGCGTTTAATTGATGCTCAAATTCCCGGTGTGAGCGAACCTCTGTTGATGGCTTTTGGCGTTCAGGGAAATACCCTTGATCCCACAGGATTAATGGCAGTCGGAAGCCGACGAGAAAATGAAATTGCGGCAGCCGCCTATATTGCTGAAACCGGACGAGGATGGTTAGAATCTTTAAATATTGCCCGTCGTGCCTTTGGGGATGCGGATCAATATCTTAAGTCTCGACCGCCTTCGCCTTTGTTTGTTGGGTGTTTAGAAACCTTAAAATACCTATCCGAGGCGGGGATAAAGGTGGGAATTCTGTCGGCGGCTCCGACCTCACAAGTTCAGCGTTTTGTCATACACCATGAACTTGAACCCTATATTGACTTACAAATGGGGGTCGATGAAGGCCCAACTAAACCCGATCCAATTTTATTTCTGAATGCTTGTCAATTGCTTGGGGTTCATCCCTCCGTCACTTTAATGGTGGGAGATGCTCAGGGGGATATTGACATGGCGTTGGCAGCCGGAGCCGGGGGTTGTGTGGGTATTTGCTGGAACAGATCAAATCCTCAACACATCAAAGGTGCGGATGTGGTGATTTCCCAATTAGATGAGATTAAAATTTTAGTCTAA
- a CDS encoding 30S ribosomal protein S1: MINQKTKPKDVGFTHEDFAALLDKYDYHFSPGDVVAGTVFSLEPRGALIDIGAKTAAYIPLQEMSINRVESPDEVLQSNETREFFILTDENEDGQLTLSIRRIEYMRAWERVRQLQAEDATVRSQVFATNRGGALVRIEGLRGFIPGSHISTRKPKEELVAEELPLKFLEVDEDRNRLVLSHRRALVERKMNRLEVGEVVTGTVRGIKPYGAFIDIGGVSGLLHISEISHDHIDTPHSVFNVNDEVKVMIIDLDADRGRISLSTKQLEPEPGAMVKNPQLVYEKAEEMAAKFREKLLAAQQGTATVEVPSEVDEADIPSAIEDDEIPSAIEDDEIPSAIEDDEIPSAIDDDIPAAIEEDIEPVAEGV, from the coding sequence ATGATCAATCAGAAAACAAAACCAAAAGATGTGGGCTTTACCCACGAAGATTTTGCCGCCTTACTCGATAAATACGACTATCACTTTAGTCCCGGTGATGTAGTGGCGGGGACTGTTTTTAGTCTAGAGCCAAGGGGCGCTCTGATTGATATTGGTGCTAAGACCGCAGCATACATTCCACTACAAGAAATGTCAATTAATCGGGTGGAAAGTCCTGATGAAGTCTTACAGTCTAATGAGACCCGTGAGTTTTTTATCCTCACCGATGAAAACGAAGATGGGCAATTAACTCTTTCCATTCGTCGCATTGAGTATATGCGGGCCTGGGAGCGCGTCCGCCAACTGCAAGCGGAAGATGCTACCGTCCGCTCTCAAGTCTTTGCCACAAATCGAGGCGGCGCTTTAGTTCGCATTGAAGGATTGCGGGGCTTTATTCCGGGCTCCCATATTAGTACGCGCAAACCCAAAGAAGAACTCGTTGCTGAAGAATTACCCTTAAAATTCCTAGAGGTTGATGAGGATCGTAATCGCCTCGTCTTAAGCCATCGTCGGGCTTTAGTTGAGCGGAAGATGAACCGCTTAGAAGTGGGTGAAGTTGTGACAGGAACCGTTAGAGGAATTAAACCTTACGGGGCGTTTATTGACATTGGTGGCGTGAGTGGTCTGCTCCACATCTCAGAAATTTCTCACGATCACATTGATACACCTCATAGCGTTTTCAATGTCAATGATGAAGTCAAAGTCATGATTATTGACTTAGATGCAGATCGGGGCCGGATTTCCCTTTCCACAAAACAACTGGAACCCGAACCGGGAGCGATGGTTAAAAATCCTCAGCTTGTTTATGAGAAAGCTGAAGAAATGGCAGCCAAATTCCGGGAAAAACTCTTGGCGGCTCAACAGGGAACGGCAACGGTTGAAGTCCCCTCAGAAGTGGATGAAGCTGACATTCCGTCCGCCATTGAGGACGATGAAATCCCGTCCGCCATTGAGGACGATGAAATCCCGTCCGCCATTGAGGACGATGAAATCCCGTCCGCCATTGACGATGATATTCCAGCAGCCATCGAAGAAGACATTGAACCCGTTGCCGAAGGGGTATAA